In Bacteroidota bacterium, the sequence GATCGTAGAGCCCGAGCGCTTTGGCCTCGCCCGCGTGAAGGCGAGCGACCTCACCGGCGGCACGAAGGAGGAAAACGCCGAGATCGTGCGCGCTATCCTCCGCGACGAGGCCGGGCCGAAGCGCGACATCGTGCTCCTGAACTCAGCCTATGCGCTCCTCGCCTCGGGCCGCTTCGACGGCTTGGAGGACTGCCTCGCCGCCGCGAGCGACAGCATCGCCTCCGGCCGCGCCCTCGCCAAACTGGACGCGCTCGTCGAGGTGTCGAACGAGGTAGCAGCGACCGCCTGAACACCCCCTGCTTCTCTCCCCCTAAAGGGTCGAGAAGCTGTCCCCCCTCAAGCGTGAGGGGGACAGATCGAGCGAAGCGAGAACGGGGAGAGCCGTTCAGCCGAGCACCCTACCCCCGACACTCACCCGAACCCATGCGAAGCATCACCTACAGCGAGCGATTTACCAGCGGGCCCTCGTCCGCGGCGGCGCTCCACTACCGGGGCCACGCCGCCGTCTGGCGCGTCGTGCCCGCCCCCCTCGCCATACGCTCCTAGGTCGTGCGTCGCGGGTCCCGTGTCGAGGGTCTTCTCGAAACGGACTTTGACCCACGACCCCTGACCCACGACTCTCGACCCACCGACTCATGTCCATCCTCGACCGCATCGTCGCCGACACGCGCGACCTCGTCCAACGCCGCAAGGCCCACGTCCCCGCCGCCGTCCTCGAAGCGCGCCCCGCCTTCCGCGCGCCCACGCTCTCGCTCGCCGACGCACTGCGGCGCCCTGCTATCAGCAACGGGGACCCCACGGCACCGCCCGCTGTCATCGCCGAGATCAAGAAGGCCTCGCCGTCCGAGGGCGTCATCCGGCCCGAGTTCGACGTACCAGGCATCGCGCGACAGTACAAGACCGCCGGAGCCGCCGCCATCAGCGTGCTCACCGAGCCCACGCACTTTCAGGGCGCGCTCGGCAACCTCGACACGGCGCGGTTTGCGACGGACCTCCCGCTCCTGAGGAAGGACTTCATCGTCGACGAATACCAACTGCTCGAAGCTCGTGCCTTCGGGGCAGACGCGGTGCTCCTGATCGCAGCGGTGCTGGATGCTGTCGAACTGCGCGACCTGCACCAGACCGCGACCGACCTCGGACTGAGTTGCCTCGTGGAGGTCTACGACCCCAGTGAACTCGCTAAGCTGGACCTCGATGCCATCAAGATCCTCGGTGTCAACAACCGCGACCTCCGCACCTTCGAGGTCGACATCGACCACAGCGTACGCGTGCTGGAGCGCGTGCCGGACCACATCGTGCGCGTGAGCGAGAGCGGGCTCAAGACGGCTGACGACCTCGCCCACGTTCGTCGAGGGGGCGTCGATGCCGTGCTCATCGGCACCGCGTTCATGCGAGCAGCGAAGCCTGGCGACGCACTACAGGCCCTCGTCGAAGGGACCCAGCGCCGCCTGGCCTCGCCGCTGCGCATCGCGGTGTAGACCGTTTCCGTCGAGGAGGGCGACTCAGTCCAAGAAGGCGACATCGAACTCGCCGTTCGTCACCGTGACGGTCCCCCCGCTGCCGTTCGAGGCGGTGAACGAGAACGTGCCCCGGACACGC encodes:
- the trpC gene encoding indole-3-glycerol phosphate synthase TrpC, whose translation is MSILDRIVADTRDLVQRRKAHVPAAVLEARPAFRAPTLSLADALRRPAISNGDPTAPPAVIAEIKKASPSEGVIRPEFDVPGIARQYKTAGAAAISVLTEPTHFQGALGNLDTARFATDLPLLRKDFIVDEYQLLEARAFGADAVLLIAAVLDAVELRDLHQTATDLGLSCLVEVYDPSELAKLDLDAIKILGVNNRDLRTFEVDIDHSVRVLERVPDHIVRVSESGLKTADDLAHVRRGGVDAVLIGTAFMRAAKPGDALQALVEGTQRRLASPLRIAV